A single window of uncultured Pseudodesulfovibrio sp. DNA harbors:
- a CDS encoding sulfate respiration complex iron-sulfur protein HmcF translates to MPEGKLCNRTPIKTDEQLKLTLGDKGGKQYYEEMNHLDVDSEKLWATIQKTMKSRIKTWLEICAHCGLCAESCFLYQVNGRVPEQVPSYKIQATLGQIVKKKGKVDNEFMQMCMETAWSKCTCCNRCGMYCPHGIDMGIMFSYLRGLLYSQGFVPWELKIGSGMHRVYRAQMDVTTEDWVETCEWMAEETEEEWPGLEIPVDKVGADIMYTCNAREPKHYPEDIAEAAILFHVAGENWTVPSEGWEQTSLSMFAGDWECCKDNVQNVYDAIERLKPKRATGTECGHAHRATVIEGPYWVGREDGQPPVPYVHYVEWLAEALRTGKLKIDPSKRIKEPVTLQDSCNYVRNQGLKDVTREIISYIVEPGYFVEMAPTKEHNYCCGGGGGFNGIGKYREQRNMALRKKMDQILDTGCKLVIAPCHNCWDAIRDLEEEYEIGIRWSFLKPLVINMLDVPEHLLPKDE, encoded by the coding sequence ATGCCTGAAGGAAAACTTTGCAACAGGACGCCCATCAAGACCGATGAACAGCTCAAGCTGACTCTCGGCGATAAGGGCGGAAAGCAATATTACGAAGAAATGAACCACCTGGATGTGGATTCGGAAAAGCTGTGGGCAACCATACAGAAGACCATGAAGTCCAGGATCAAGACCTGGCTGGAAATCTGTGCTCACTGCGGCCTGTGCGCCGAATCCTGCTTTCTGTACCAGGTTAACGGACGTGTGCCCGAACAGGTCCCGTCCTATAAGATCCAGGCCACACTTGGCCAGATCGTCAAGAAGAAGGGCAAGGTCGACAACGAGTTCATGCAGATGTGCATGGAGACCGCATGGTCCAAGTGCACCTGCTGTAACCGTTGTGGCATGTACTGCCCGCACGGCATCGATATGGGTATCATGTTCAGCTACCTGCGCGGTCTGCTGTACTCTCAGGGTTTTGTGCCATGGGAACTCAAAATCGGTTCCGGTATGCACCGCGTGTATCGTGCTCAGATGGATGTTACCACTGAAGACTGGGTCGAGACATGCGAGTGGATGGCCGAAGAGACCGAAGAGGAATGGCCGGGCCTTGAAATTCCAGTCGACAAGGTCGGCGCGGATATCATGTACACCTGCAATGCCCGTGAACCCAAGCACTACCCGGAAGATATCGCCGAAGCGGCTATTCTCTTCCATGTGGCCGGTGAAAACTGGACCGTCCCTTCGGAAGGTTGGGAACAGACCTCCCTGTCCATGTTTGCCGGTGATTGGGAATGCTGCAAGGACAACGTTCAGAATGTCTACGATGCCATTGAGCGTTTGAAGCCCAAACGTGCTACTGGCACCGAGTGTGGTCATGCACATCGAGCCACCGTCATCGAAGGTCCTTACTGGGTCGGTCGTGAAGATGGTCAGCCGCCAGTTCCTTACGTTCATTACGTGGAATGGTTGGCAGAAGCGCTGCGCACCGGCAAGCTCAAGATTGATCCTTCAAAGAGGATCAAGGAGCCGGTTACCTTGCAGGATTCCTGCAACTATGTACGTAACCAAGGCCTCAAGGATGTCACCCGTGAGATCATCAGCTATATAGTGGAACCTGGCTATTTCGTCGAAATGGCCCCCACTAAGGAGCACAACTACTGCTGCGGCGGCGGTGGTGGTTTTAACGGCATCGGCAAGTATCGTGAACAGCGTAATATGGCTCTTCGCAAGAAGATGGATCAGATCCTTGATACGGGTTGCAAGCTCGTCATCGCTCCGTGCCATAACTGCTGGGACGCCATCCGTGACCTTGAGGAAGAGTATGAAATCGGCATCCGCTGGTCCTTCCTCAAACCGTTGGTGATCAATATGCTGGATGTTCCCGAACATCTGCTGCCCAAGGACGAGTAA
- a CDS encoding DVU0259 family response regulator domain-containing protein has protein sequence MSKKILIVDDDKEIRSYLSELLSDNGYETVTAVDGSEAVEIAKQEKPDLITLDLEMPNEWGPRFYRKISQDEALKRTPVVVISGLNSIKYAIPKAIASLTKPFEPAQLLKIVKDAIG, from the coding sequence ATGTCCAAGAAGATTCTCATCGTTGATGACGACAAGGAAATCCGTTCTTATTTGTCCGAACTTCTCAGCGACAACGGTTATGAAACCGTGACTGCCGTAGATGGTTCCGAAGCTGTTGAGATTGCAAAGCAGGAAAAGCCTGATCTCATTACTCTTGATCTGGAAATGCCCAACGAGTGGGGTCCCAGATTTTACCGCAAGATCAGCCAGGACGAGGCGCTTAAGCGTACCCCCGTTGTAGTGATCAGCGGGCTCAACTCGATCAAATACGCTATTCCCAAAGCGATCGCAAGCCTTACGAAACCTTTTGAACCTGCTCAATTGCTGAAGATCGTCAAAGACGCAATCGGCTAA
- a CDS encoding response regulator, translated as MDFRKLMLVDDEEGVRRFLGLSFEELGYEVKTAANGREALELFEEFRPDIVFTDIKMPVMDGIELLKSIKAQSPDTEVIMITGHGDLDLAIESLKFDASDFITKPINNGVLEVSLERARARFNMKRQLREHTENLEKLVEEKTRRIIELERQNAASQVVEGLSSALSNAAQEVETGSGLFNELPCLVSIHNRYLEIVAHNTLFEERLGNQVGNNSFDIYSDRDSPGNACPVQKTFDTGKGQRSKENFLGKDGEEIPVTVYTAPLPNNDGEIELVLDISVDMTELKRLKDELLTTQYKYQRVFNDAPCYITVQNPDLSIAEANHLFKRDFGQSVGRHCFDSYKHRSEPCSDCLVRKTFADGKTRQRETVVTTLSGEQKNMLVQSAPIYDAAGEIVQAMEMSTDITEIRRLQDHLTSLGIMLGSMSHGVKGMLTSLDGGIYRLESGLKRNDEVRVKDATRVLKSMIGRVKKMVLDILYYAKSRELETEVLDASSFLKETAEIAGAKAEASGVRFFCDIPDRLGELKLDSAAMSAALVNFLENGVDACEGRNVDGGGRLDFSAVRNGDNLIISVADNGMGMDQETREKIFTLFFSSKGKRGTGIGLFISNQTIEQHGGSIEVDSSPDKGSKFIVTLPLKTDD; from the coding sequence ATGGACTTCAGGAAATTGATGCTCGTGGATGATGAGGAGGGAGTTCGACGCTTCCTTGGTCTCTCTTTCGAGGAGCTTGGATACGAGGTTAAAACGGCCGCCAATGGCCGAGAGGCTCTGGAGCTTTTCGAAGAATTCAGGCCTGATATCGTTTTTACAGATATAAAGATGCCTGTCATGGACGGTATTGAGTTGCTCAAGAGCATCAAGGCACAGTCCCCGGATACCGAGGTGATTATGATCACCGGTCATGGCGATCTGGATTTAGCGATTGAATCGCTTAAATTTGATGCTTCGGACTTTATTACCAAGCCTATCAATAATGGTGTTCTTGAAGTTTCGCTTGAGCGTGCCCGTGCGCGTTTCAACATGAAGCGGCAGTTACGGGAACATACGGAAAATCTGGAAAAATTGGTCGAGGAAAAGACTCGGCGTATCATTGAGCTGGAACGGCAGAATGCTGCTTCGCAGGTAGTGGAGGGGTTGTCCTCGGCCTTGTCCAATGCGGCTCAGGAAGTCGAAACCGGCTCCGGTTTGTTCAATGAGCTTCCCTGCCTTGTTTCCATTCATAACAGATATCTCGAAATCGTAGCCCACAATACCTTGTTTGAGGAACGACTGGGCAATCAGGTTGGTAACAACAGTTTTGATATCTATTCGGATCGGGATTCTCCGGGCAACGCCTGTCCCGTGCAGAAAACTTTCGATACCGGGAAGGGCCAGCGGAGTAAGGAAAATTTTCTTGGCAAGGACGGGGAGGAAATTCCTGTCACAGTCTATACTGCTCCTTTGCCCAACAATGACGGTGAAATTGAGTTGGTGTTGGATATTTCGGTGGACATGACGGAGCTGAAACGACTCAAGGACGAATTGCTCACCACTCAATATAAGTATCAGCGCGTCTTTAATGACGCTCCCTGTTATATAACCGTGCAAAATCCTGATCTCTCAATTGCCGAGGCGAATCATCTTTTCAAGAGAGACTTCGGGCAATCGGTCGGCAGGCATTGTTTTGACAGTTACAAGCATCGTAGTGAACCGTGTTCTGATTGTTTGGTGCGTAAAACGTTTGCTGACGGCAAAACTCGTCAGCGGGAAACCGTTGTAACGACACTGTCCGGCGAACAAAAGAACATGCTTGTTCAATCTGCGCCCATTTATGATGCGGCCGGTGAGATTGTGCAGGCCATGGAAATGTCCACTGATATTACAGAGATTCGTCGGTTGCAGGATCATCTGACCTCGCTTGGTATCATGCTTGGCTCCATGTCGCACGGGGTTAAGGGTATGCTAACATCACTTGATGGTGGTATTTACAGACTTGAATCAGGGCTGAAGAGAAATGATGAAGTGCGCGTCAAAGACGCAACCCGAGTCCTCAAGTCCATGATCGGCAGGGTCAAGAAGATGGTTCTTGATATTCTGTATTATGCCAAGTCCCGTGAGTTGGAGACTGAAGTCCTGGATGCTTCTTCTTTCTTGAAGGAGACAGCAGAGATAGCTGGGGCCAAGGCTGAAGCTTCTGGCGTGAGATTTTTTTGTGACATACCAGACCGTTTGGGTGAGTTGAAGCTTGATAGTGCGGCCATGTCTGCGGCGCTCGTCAATTTTCTTGAAAACGGCGTGGATGCGTGTGAAGGGCGAAATGTTGACGGAGGCGGGCGACTTGATTTTTCCGCTGTCCGTAATGGTGACAATCTGATTATTTCCGTGGCCGACAACGGTATGGGGATGGATCAGGAGACACGGGAAAAGATATTTACCCTGTTTTTTTCGTCCAAAGGCAAACGCGGGACCGGCATCGGGCTATTTATTTCAAATCAGACCATTGAGCAGCACGGCGGCTCAATCGAAGTGGATTCTTCTCCTGACAAGGGATCAAAGTTTATTGTTACCCTGCCGTTGAAAACAGACGATTGA
- a CDS encoding sulfate respiration complex protein HmcE, with protein sequence MYDFLTGPMLWVTFLVSFGGLIVRAVMYVRGLSWQLDRVAYRPNMSYGLRGGFRSILAFIIPFKARLWRVRPGFTIIFFAFHIGLLVTPIFLEAHNVMLQDAFGFSLPALPTFVADTLAWICLVGGLFMVLRRIAFPEVRIITTFYDYLLLVITVMPFVTGLIARYEMGDYNFWLMAHIISAEIWLLCLPFTKLSHAILFFMSRMQLGMDYGIKRGGMKGSDMSW encoded by the coding sequence ATGTACGATTTCCTGACAGGGCCCATGCTCTGGGTGACGTTTCTCGTCAGCTTTGGCGGCCTGATCGTTCGCGCCGTCATGTATGTCAGGGGCCTGAGTTGGCAGCTTGACAGAGTGGCCTATCGCCCCAACATGAGTTACGGACTGCGCGGCGGATTCCGTTCCATTCTGGCCTTTATCATTCCGTTCAAGGCCCGTTTGTGGAGGGTTCGCCCCGGTTTTACCATCATCTTCTTTGCCTTCCATATCGGACTGCTTGTCACTCCGATCTTTCTGGAAGCACATAATGTGATGCTGCAAGATGCATTCGGATTCAGCCTGCCTGCGCTACCCACCTTTGTGGCGGATACGTTGGCTTGGATATGCCTGGTCGGCGGCCTGTTCATGGTTCTGCGCCGTATTGCATTCCCCGAAGTGCGCATCATCACCACCTTCTACGATTACCTGCTGCTGGTCATTACGGTGATGCCTTTTGTCACCGGTCTGATCGCACGCTACGAGATGGGCGATTACAACTTCTGGCTGATGGCACATATCATCAGCGCGGAAATCTGGTTGCTTTGTCTGCCTTTCACCAAGCTCAGTCACGCCATTTTGTTCTTCATGTCCCGCATGCAGCTGGGAATGGATTACGGCATCAAGCGTGGTGGTATGAAAGGCTCGGACATGTCCTGGTAA
- a CDS encoding PAS domain-containing protein, with protein MSDIELVSDTIMLALHYAMMLDSEEDIEENIKNISKQEDIRSIRVHNKAGKIVFSNIPEEIGTVIEVESPSCWTCHQYTPTPPTMPLKQRTRMIDGEGEQLMSIMTPIPNSEGCSPGPCHVHKKEEQVLGLLDVTVTMGKKNATIAMFERANITISVVVFIATFIALFFFTYRFIFRPIKRFIIATRGYKSDETFTAIEIEQVDEIGTLGEAFNLMGQRVSDKHRELMEQREEFRNLFDNVPCLVSVVDLDYRVIRHNNEYERHFGLPMGKRCWQINKGRLEKCEECPVDRTFVDGFSHMSEEEGLSKEGKPIHWIVYTSPVRDKQGKVVAAMEMMIDITRRKELEHKLAASEHRYHAIFDSIPNAVFVLDRDNLEILNCNEAAEAVYGWSREEMTGRSFMQFFREEEATDWEPALRTWSEIELCTHVTKSDQPIFASLRISPARFEEIDTLIITCTDVTKKMEAEQQLIQASKMTTLGEMSTGVAHELNQPLTILKAISNLLSRKATNGSDFDPEIMEEMAEGISTHVDRASKIIEHMREFGRKSDLKTMPVQINEVLERGFEFFSQQLSVHNIQVIWELEDDLPMIMADSNRLEQVVINLLLNSRDAIEDRWSGQNLDVDKRIHIRSFSTDETVHFKVCDTGSGIPTSIRERLFEPFFTTKNVGKGTGLGLSISYGIVSDYGGDISAKSWESTGACFEISFPRAECELCS; from the coding sequence ATGTCTGACATTGAGCTGGTGTCTGATACCATCATGCTTGCCCTTCACTATGCCATGATGTTGGATTCTGAAGAAGATATCGAAGAAAACATCAAGAACATCAGCAAACAGGAAGATATTCGTAGTATTCGAGTACACAACAAGGCCGGTAAGATCGTTTTTTCCAATATCCCGGAAGAAATTGGGACTGTCATTGAGGTCGAGTCGCCTTCATGCTGGACGTGTCATCAATATACGCCGACACCGCCGACCATGCCTTTGAAGCAACGGACACGGATGATCGATGGAGAGGGCGAGCAGCTTATGTCCATCATGACGCCTATCCCCAATTCAGAGGGGTGTTCGCCTGGCCCTTGTCATGTTCATAAAAAGGAAGAGCAGGTTCTTGGGCTTTTGGATGTGACCGTGACTATGGGGAAGAAGAACGCCACTATAGCCATGTTTGAGCGAGCTAATATTACTATTTCCGTAGTCGTTTTCATAGCGACGTTTATCGCTTTGTTCTTCTTTACCTATCGATTCATATTCAGGCCTATCAAACGGTTTATTATCGCTACTCGTGGGTATAAGTCCGATGAGACTTTCACTGCTATCGAGATTGAGCAGGTGGATGAGATTGGTACCTTGGGCGAGGCATTCAACCTAATGGGGCAACGCGTTTCCGACAAACATCGGGAACTCATGGAACAGCGTGAGGAATTCCGTAATCTGTTCGATAATGTTCCCTGTTTGGTCAGTGTTGTCGATCTCGATTACCGGGTTATTCGCCATAACAATGAGTATGAACGACATTTTGGTTTGCCTATGGGCAAACGGTGTTGGCAGATTAACAAGGGGCGGCTTGAAAAGTGCGAAGAGTGTCCCGTTGATCGAACTTTTGTCGACGGATTTTCTCACATGAGCGAGGAAGAGGGATTGTCCAAGGAAGGCAAGCCCATTCATTGGATCGTGTACACTTCGCCGGTGCGGGATAAGCAGGGTAAAGTCGTGGCTGCCATGGAAATGATGATCGACATCACTCGGCGTAAGGAGTTGGAGCACAAGCTGGCTGCATCCGAACATCGTTATCATGCCATTTTTGATTCTATCCCCAATGCCGTATTCGTGTTGGATCGTGACAACCTTGAAATTCTTAATTGCAATGAGGCGGCAGAGGCGGTGTACGGCTGGAGTCGAGAGGAAATGACCGGGCGATCATTCATGCAGTTTTTCCGAGAGGAAGAGGCTACGGATTGGGAGCCGGCTTTGCGGACATGGTCGGAAATCGAGTTGTGCACGCACGTGACCAAGTCTGATCAGCCTATTTTTGCGTCCTTGCGCATTTCACCGGCCCGGTTTGAGGAGATTGATACGCTTATCATTACTTGTACTGATGTGACCAAGAAGATGGAGGCTGAACAACAGCTTATTCAGGCGAGTAAAATGACGACGTTGGGTGAAATGTCTACTGGTGTGGCCCATGAGTTGAATCAGCCGCTTACTATCTTGAAAGCCATCAGCAATCTGTTGTCTCGGAAGGCGACAAATGGATCTGATTTTGATCCTGAAATTATGGAGGAAATGGCTGAAGGCATCTCTACCCACGTGGACCGTGCCAGCAAGATCATTGAGCATATGCGGGAGTTTGGTCGCAAGTCAGATTTGAAAACCATGCCGGTTCAGATTAATGAAGTTTTGGAGCGTGGTTTTGAATTTTTCAGTCAGCAACTCAGCGTCCACAATATTCAGGTCATTTGGGAGTTGGAAGACGATTTGCCGATGATCATGGCTGATTCCAACAGATTGGAGCAAGTGGTTATCAATTTATTGCTTAATTCTCGAGATGCTATTGAAGATCGCTGGAGTGGGCAGAACTTGGATGTAGACAAGCGTATTCATATTCGATCTTTCAGCACAGATGAAACCGTTCATTTCAAAGTGTGTGATACCGGGTCTGGTATTCCGACATCCATTCGCGAGCGATTGTTCGAACCATTTTTCACTACCAAGAACGTGGGCAAGGGGACTGGCCTTGGCTTATCCATTTCATACGGCATCGTGAGTGATTATGGTGGGGATATTTCAGCCAAGTCGTGGGAGTCCACTGGTGCCTGTTTCGAAATATCCTTTCCCAGGGCGGAGTGCGAACTCTGCTCCTAA
- a CDS encoding sulfate respiration complex iron-sulfur protein HmcB yields the protein MLRRTFLGLLGAAGASVALPTSAKAGGKSFGPHPDTQAVLFDATRCIGCRKCELACNEVNQLPAPDKKFDDLTVLDTKRRTDEKTYTVVNKFQGKTGPVFVKKQCNHCLEPACASACFVKAFKKEPNGAVSYDASVCVGCRYCMVACPFEIPAYEYDEPLTPRVMKCTLCAPRLAEGKLPGCVERCPKEALTFGPRDEIIKIARARIAAYPDRYVDHVYGEREMGGTSWMYISGEPFTEIGMREDLGTASAPELTAGALAAVPIVVGMWPVLLGGIYAVSKRKDKIANDERVAAVKDALTRAGEEAEKKLHEQLSKAEVANQRRIEVEVKKAVEEALAPKEEEAETGEEES from the coding sequence ATGTTACGTAGAACATTCCTCGGACTGTTGGGCGCCGCTGGCGCGAGTGTCGCGCTTCCCACGTCGGCAAAGGCCGGAGGTAAATCCTTTGGTCCGCATCCCGACACGCAGGCCGTGCTCTTTGATGCCACCCGTTGCATCGGTTGCCGCAAATGCGAGCTGGCCTGCAACGAGGTGAACCAACTGCCCGCACCCGACAAGAAGTTCGACGACCTGACGGTCCTCGACACCAAACGTCGGACCGATGAAAAAACTTATACTGTCGTCAACAAGTTCCAGGGAAAGACCGGACCGGTCTTCGTCAAGAAGCAGTGTAATCACTGTCTGGAACCTGCCTGTGCCTCCGCCTGCTTTGTCAAGGCGTTCAAGAAGGAACCAAACGGAGCTGTTAGCTATGATGCTTCCGTCTGTGTCGGCTGCCGTTATTGCATGGTCGCCTGTCCCTTCGAGATTCCGGCATACGAATATGATGAGCCTCTGACTCCCAGAGTCATGAAGTGCACCTTGTGCGCACCCCGTCTGGCCGAAGGCAAATTGCCCGGTTGTGTGGAGCGTTGCCCCAAGGAGGCACTGACCTTTGGCCCCCGCGATGAGATCATCAAGATCGCTCGTGCACGCATCGCCGCCTACCCTGATCGTTACGTGGACCATGTCTACGGCGAAAGAGAAATGGGCGGCACCAGTTGGATGTATATCTCTGGCGAGCCGTTCACCGAGATTGGCATGCGTGAAGATTTGGGTACTGCCTCCGCACCAGAGCTGACAGCCGGTGCACTCGCTGCGGTTCCCATCGTGGTCGGCATGTGGCCTGTGCTGCTCGGCGGTATCTACGCTGTGAGCAAGCGCAAGGATAAGATTGCCAACGACGAGCGCGTCGCGGCTGTTAAGGATGCCCTGACCCGAGCCGGAGAAGAAGCCGAGAAGAAGTTGCATGAGCAGCTGTCCAAGGCTGAAGTCGCCAACCAGCGTCGCATCGAGGTCGAGGTCAAGAAAGCCGTTGAAGAGGCTCTTGCTCCTAAGGAAGAAGAAGCCGAAACCGGTGAGGAGGAATCCTAA
- a CDS encoding DVU0259 family response regulator domain-containing protein produces MPKKIMVVDDDPDIVDYLINVFEDHGYDTCRASDGISAYDVAKAEKPDLITLDIEMPHEWGPRFYRRLTSEEEFSDIPVIVISGLSGIHLAIRRAVATIKKPFDPADVIQIVHEALGDEF; encoded by the coding sequence ATGCCAAAGAAAATTATGGTGGTGGATGACGATCCAGATATCGTCGACTACCTCATCAACGTGTTCGAAGATCACGGATACGACACCTGCCGCGCTTCTGACGGGATATCGGCGTATGATGTGGCGAAGGCTGAGAAGCCCGACCTCATAACGCTTGACATTGAAATGCCTCATGAGTGGGGTCCCAGATTTTACCGTCGGTTGACAAGTGAAGAGGAATTCTCGGATATCCCGGTGATAGTCATCAGTGGATTGTCCGGGATACATCTGGCTATTCGGCGGGCTGTGGCGACCATCAAGAAGCCTTTTGATCCAGCCGATGTGATTCAGATAGTGCACGAGGCGTTGGGCGACGAATTCTGA
- a CDS encoding sulfate respiration complex protein HmcD, with the protein MEFFNLQDYYTFTKGTVYLIMGAILVGVTLYWQFLMGGNKKDD; encoded by the coding sequence ATGGAATTCTTTAATTTACAGGATTACTACACCTTCACCAAAGGCACAGTGTATCTGATCATGGGCGCAATTCTGGTAGGGGTCACCCTTTACTGGCAGTTCCTCATGGGCGGAAATAAAAAGGACGACTAG
- a CDS encoding Rrf2 family transcriptional regulator: MKLTTRSRYGTRLLLDIALHSGEGKPVPSKDTAAREGLSLKYLEKLIKMLKQEGYVVGKRGPNGGNVLVRKPEDISIGEVARILDGEEQVLGCDGDVSTCPRAAVCLKRSIWDDASMAMYKMLDSFSLADLMKDAYLCPQNPPPKK; encoded by the coding sequence ATGAAATTGACCACACGCAGCAGATACGGCACACGATTGCTACTGGATATTGCCTTGCATTCCGGAGAAGGGAAGCCTGTGCCAAGTAAAGATACCGCAGCACGCGAAGGGCTATCCCTTAAGTATCTTGAAAAGCTTATCAAGATGCTTAAACAAGAAGGGTACGTCGTGGGGAAGCGTGGACCAAACGGCGGTAATGTTTTGGTCCGGAAGCCGGAAGACATCTCTATTGGTGAAGTTGCACGTATCCTTGATGGTGAAGAGCAGGTTCTTGGATGCGATGGGGATGTCTCCACTTGTCCTCGTGCGGCGGTCTGTTTGAAGCGATCCATATGGGACGATGCCAGTATGGCCATGTACAAGATGCTCGACTCCTTTTCTCTGGCCGATCTTATGAAGGACGCATACTTGTGTCCGCAAAATCCCCCACCAAAAAAATAA
- the hybB gene encoding sulfate respiration complex protein HmcC, protein MSVDTIAAEKKSLFTPFNIIAGVILIAGLIVTVMRFTGGLGAVTNLDQNNPWGIWIGFDLMCGVALAAGGYTTSAACYVFGLKKFHAGVRPAILTAFLGYALVVFALGYDVGRPWRLPYPLFVQQGTTSLLFEVGLCVMLYLTVLFIEFTPALFEWLGMKKIRNTVVKLTLALTIFGVVLSTLHQSSLGALFTIAPSKLHPLWYSQYLPVFFFVSSICAGMSMVIFEGTLSHKPMHHLMDEEYLNNHDGLILGFGKAASLVLFGYFSIKVIGLAYDNNWHYLTTGYGAWYLVEMLGCVALPSFLYAIGVRDRNITVIKWAAGLTVLGIIVNRFNISMVAFNYHLPSAERYFPSWGEITISLFVVTIGVVVFRFISTRMPIFYEHPDYKGEH, encoded by the coding sequence ATGTCTGTCGACACCATTGCGGCTGAAAAGAAATCCTTGTTCACGCCGTTCAATATTATTGCTGGAGTCATTCTCATTGCCGGACTTATCGTTACGGTGATGCGTTTTACCGGCGGCCTCGGTGCCGTCACCAACCTTGACCAGAACAACCCGTGGGGCATCTGGATCGGTTTCGATCTGATGTGCGGCGTTGCCCTGGCAGCCGGTGGATACACCACCTCGGCAGCCTGCTACGTGTTCGGTCTCAAGAAGTTCCATGCCGGTGTCCGTCCGGCCATCCTGACCGCATTCCTCGGCTATGCCCTTGTGGTTTTTGCTCTGGGATACGACGTCGGTCGTCCTTGGCGTTTGCCGTACCCCCTCTTTGTTCAGCAGGGAACAACCTCTCTGCTTTTTGAAGTGGGTCTGTGCGTCATGCTGTATCTGACCGTGCTGTTCATCGAATTCACCCCGGCCCTGTTCGAATGGCTCGGTATGAAGAAGATCCGCAACACCGTGGTTAAATTGACCTTGGCCCTGACCATCTTCGGTGTGGTCCTGTCCACCTTGCATCAGTCCTCTCTGGGCGCGCTGTTTACCATTGCGCCATCGAAGTTGCATCCGCTCTGGTATTCGCAATACCTGCCGGTATTCTTCTTCGTGTCGAGCATCTGTGCGGGTATGTCCATGGTCATCTTCGAAGGAACACTCTCTCATAAGCCCATGCACCACTTGATGGACGAGGAGTACCTGAATAACCACGATGGTCTTATCCTTGGATTCGGAAAGGCCGCTTCCCTCGTGCTGTTCGGGTACTTCTCCATCAAGGTTATCGGCTTGGCATACGACAACAACTGGCATTACCTGACCACCGGCTACGGCGCGTGGTATCTGGTTGAGATGCTCGGTTGCGTAGCCCTGCCATCCTTTCTGTATGCCATCGGCGTTCGGGACAGGAATATTACTGTTATCAAATGGGCCGCTGGACTGACTGTCCTCGGCATTATCGTCAACCGATTCAATATCTCCATGGTTGCCTTCAACTACCACCTGCCTTCTGCAGAGCGGTATTTCCCGAGCTGGGGCGAGATCACCATCTCCCTGTTCGTGGTCACCATCGGTGTGGTTGTTTTCCGGTTCATCAGCACCAGGATGCCCATTTTCTACGAGCACCCTGATTACAAGGGCGAACACTAG
- a CDS encoding universal stress protein — protein sequence MFKKILLATSGAPSTFGAARVAFDMAKRYDAEVIVFNVMGVPTKAFSQEVNDVRTGEKIEVDDEYRSWVEEELKNTFAKQIESVEFSKMILTTGVPHREILRAARDEDVDLIVMGASSGESSAYRKGYPGSTLQRVAKAARCPVMTVHRETASYWGGFGNIVFATDFSKQAENAFKFALASAKELDCDLTLLHALDISGKVLDQNSIEDDLIATRKRIRDTYVSQMGDFKNFDVEVWEGVPYVEIVKMARERSADLIVMAHHSRELDPEKARIGSTMEQVILRAGCPVVSVSKPDKV from the coding sequence ATGTTCAAAAAGATTCTACTGGCTACCAGCGGTGCTCCGTCCACCTTCGGCGCCGCCCGTGTCGCTTTCGACATGGCCAAGCGTTACGACGCAGAGGTCATAGTCTTCAACGTCATGGGTGTGCCCACCAAGGCCTTCTCTCAGGAAGTCAACGACGTCCGTACCGGTGAGAAGATTGAGGTTGACGACGAATACCGTTCCTGGGTTGAGGAGGAGTTGAAAAACACCTTTGCAAAGCAGATTGAGAGCGTGGAATTCTCCAAGATGATCCTGACCACCGGCGTGCCGCATCGCGAGATTCTTCGTGCTGCTCGCGACGAAGATGTGGATTTGATCGTCATGGGTGCAAGTTCCGGTGAATCTTCTGCCTACCGCAAAGGTTACCCTGGTTCCACCTTGCAACGTGTTGCTAAAGCAGCCCGTTGTCCGGTGATGACCGTGCACCGCGAGACCGCGTCCTACTGGGGCGGTTTCGGTAATATTGTCTTTGCTACTGACTTCTCCAAGCAGGCGGAGAACGCGTTTAAGTTCGCTTTGGCTTCTGCCAAGGAGTTGGACTGCGACCTGACGCTTCTGCATGCGCTGGATATCAGCGGTAAGGTGCTGGATCAGAACTCCATTGAAGACGATCTCATCGCAACGCGTAAGCGTATCCGCGATACGTATGTTTCGCAGATGGGCGATTTCAAGAACTTCGACGTCGAGGTTTGGGAAGGTGTCCCTTATGTGGAGATCGTCAAGATGGCTCGTGAGCGGTCTGCCGACCTTATTGTTATGGCACACCACAGCCGAGAACTGGACCCTGAAAAGGCTCGCATTGGTTCCACCATGGAGCAGGTTATCCTGCGCGCTGGTTGTCCTGTGGTGAGCGTCAGCAAGCCGGACAAAGTATAA